The Sphingomonas sp. LY54 genome includes a region encoding these proteins:
- a CDS encoding YdbL family protein, whose amino-acid sequence MNRRMKLILAAGIGLAATVGGTSIAYAMFQADASAALRSSGQAGEQADGYLGIVGSPSAALRAQVDAVNIKRRAYYTDLAAKRGAKIEEVAATTACELFRTKVAPGQYYRGTDGAWQKRGDGPVPLPSYCG is encoded by the coding sequence ATGAACCGCCGTATGAAACTGATCCTCGCCGCCGGCATCGGCCTTGCGGCCACGGTGGGCGGCACCAGCATCGCTTATGCGATGTTCCAGGCCGACGCTTCTGCGGCGCTGCGCTCCTCGGGCCAGGCCGGCGAGCAGGCGGACGGCTATCTCGGCATCGTCGGTTCGCCGTCGGCCGCGCTCCGCGCCCAGGTGGATGCGGTCAACATCAAGCGCCGCGCTTATTACACCGATCTCGCCGCCAAGCGCGGCGCCAAGATCGAGGAAGTCGCCGCCACGACTGCCTGCGAACTGTTCCGCACCAAGGTCGCGCCGGGCCAATATTATCGCGGCACGGACGGCGCCTGGCAGAAGCGCGGCGACGGGCCCGTGCCGCTGCCGAGCTATTGCGGCTGA
- a CDS encoding YnbE family lipoprotein, which translates to MKAAILTRVRLGARAASFPLLAAVVGGSLAGCVQVSAPDKPIEINLNINIRQEVVVRLQQDVRDLIKENPGVF; encoded by the coding sequence ATGAAAGCCGCGATATTGACGAGAGTGCGTCTCGGCGCTCGCGCCGCCAGTTTCCCCTTGCTGGCGGCCGTGGTCGGGGGATCGCTGGCCGGGTGCGTCCAGGTCAGCGCCCCCGACAAGCCGATCGAGATCAACCTCAACATCAATATCAGACAAGAGGTTGTCGTCCGTCTTCAGCAGGATGTACGAGATCTCATCAAAGAGAATCCAGGAGTGTTCTGA
- a CDS encoding YdbH domain-containing protein translates to MTRRRRQGWRLVAVGLALVVLFVIVILWTQRRTIAADFIDRELERRGVQASYEVKRVGFGTQRLENLVIGDPRRPDAVARWVEVQISLGFRAPKVELITARGVRIFGRIVDGKLSLGQIDKLLPPPTGAPFRLPDQAVDLADAAISLDTPAGRIGLAVEGRGNLANGFRGEIGMAAPRLLLAGCAVDRAYGFANLAVTARRPTLDGPAGAARILCPELDADVVLPRFGLDLTVPETLDSWLGGVTVEAREARVGADRLAGVRGKVGFSGTRALTRGRVELAAAEGRIAGFRAARPAIDGQYAFSPDGNRLSLLADGGARGIVVPEAALRPAVQALSGAGGTPLAPIGEALAAAAARAGRALDVDGAFALVNGPEGGAVRASRLDATSRSGARLGLAGGQGVTYYWPLGVVRTDGEFALSGGGFPATRLSLSQPRGGGPISGEARIAPLSAGGARFQLAPVRFRAEGRGTSIETAALIDGPLGDGRVTGLVVPIRGRVGGGGFAFGESCTNVSFRSLEASGFRFGATRLPLCPIGRALVWSNGGAVQGGAELRAPRLAGTLGGTPMRLAADRFRFALDGPSFTSSNVAIRLGGAGYVNRLDLASLSGRVDRRGVTGAFTGGDGQIANVPLLISQANGRWSLVDGALALDGRLRVADQADPARFYPLDSDNFRLTLRDNRIEAGGALRDPETGTHVTDVTIAHNLGTGTGRAVLDVPGITFGESFQPEALTRLTTGVVALVRGSVRGQGEIAWSPQGTTSTGTFSTEKMNFAANFGPVEGLSTTIRFTDLLGLQTAPGQVANIDLIRTGIDVFDGLIRYQLLPDQRVRVESGRWPYAGGELLLEETILDFSKPSPKLLTFRLVGMDAARFVQVFEFNNIAATGTFDGVIPMVFDDRGGRIVDGHLEARPGGGTLSYIGELTDKDLGTYGKLAFDALKSLRYSRLSIDLNGSLDGEFLTEIQLDGVARDVQAAPASAGGISGMIAGRALGQLAKIPFEFNISVRGPFRALLATARSLEDPSLLIESVLPDVLREAPKTTTVQPEESESMP, encoded by the coding sequence GTGACGCGCCGGCGACGGCAAGGCTGGCGCCTCGTCGCCGTCGGCCTGGCCTTGGTGGTTCTCTTCGTCATCGTCATCCTGTGGACGCAGCGCCGCACGATCGCCGCCGACTTCATCGACCGCGAGCTCGAACGCCGCGGCGTGCAGGCGAGCTACGAGGTGAAGCGCGTCGGCTTCGGCACGCAGCGGCTGGAAAATCTCGTGATCGGCGATCCGCGCCGCCCGGACGCGGTGGCGCGCTGGGTCGAGGTGCAGATCTCGCTCGGTTTCCGCGCGCCCAAGGTGGAGCTGATCACGGCCCGCGGCGTGCGCATCTTCGGCCGCATCGTCGACGGCAAGCTCTCGCTCGGCCAGATCGACAAGCTGCTGCCGCCGCCCACCGGCGCGCCGTTCCGCCTGCCCGACCAGGCGGTCGACCTGGCCGACGCCGCAATCTCGCTCGATACGCCGGCCGGGCGCATCGGCCTCGCCGTCGAAGGGCGCGGCAATCTCGCCAACGGCTTCCGGGGCGAGATCGGCATGGCGGCACCGCGGCTGCTGCTGGCGGGCTGCGCCGTCGACCGCGCCTACGGCTTCGCCAATCTCGCGGTCACGGCGCGCCGGCCCACCCTGGACGGTCCCGCCGGCGCCGCCCGGATTCTGTGCCCGGAGCTCGATGCCGACGTCGTGCTGCCGCGGTTCGGGCTCGACCTCACCGTTCCGGAAACGCTCGACAGCTGGCTGGGCGGAGTCACGGTCGAGGCGCGCGAGGCGCGGGTCGGCGCCGACCGGCTGGCCGGCGTGCGCGGCAAGGTCGGCTTTTCCGGCACCCGTGCGCTGACGCGCGGCCGCGTCGAGCTCGCCGCTGCCGAAGGCCGGATCGCCGGCTTCCGCGCGGCGCGTCCGGCGATCGACGGGCAATATGCTTTCTCGCCCGACGGCAACCGGCTCTCGCTGCTCGCCGATGGCGGCGCGCGCGGGATCGTCGTTCCGGAGGCCGCGTTGCGGCCGGCGGTGCAGGCTTTGTCCGGCGCCGGCGGTACTCCGCTCGCGCCGATCGGCGAGGCGCTGGCCGCGGCGGCCGCACGCGCGGGCCGCGCGCTGGATGTCGACGGCGCCTTCGCTTTGGTCAACGGGCCGGAGGGCGGCGCGGTGCGAGCCAGCCGACTCGACGCGACCAGCCGCAGCGGCGCCCGCCTCGGCCTCGCCGGGGGGCAGGGCGTCACTTATTATTGGCCGCTGGGCGTGGTTCGGACCGATGGCGAGTTCGCTCTGTCCGGCGGCGGTTTCCCTGCGACGCGGCTCAGCCTCAGCCAGCCGCGCGGCGGCGGACCGATCAGCGGCGAGGCGCGGATCGCGCCGCTGAGCGCCGGCGGCGCCCGCTTCCAGCTCGCGCCGGTCCGCTTTCGGGCCGAGGGCCGCGGCACAAGCATTGAAACCGCCGCATTGATCGATGGCCCGCTCGGGGACGGCCGCGTGACCGGGCTGGTCGTGCCGATCCGCGGCCGCGTCGGCGGGGGCGGCTTCGCGTTCGGGGAAAGCTGCACCAATGTCAGCTTCCGCTCGCTCGAGGCCTCCGGCTTCCGGTTCGGAGCCACGCGGCTGCCGCTCTGCCCGATTGGGCGCGCCTTGGTCTGGTCGAATGGCGGCGCGGTGCAGGGCGGGGCGGAGCTGCGCGCGCCGCGCCTCGCCGGAACTTTGGGCGGAACGCCCATGCGGCTGGCCGCCGACCGTTTCCGCTTCGCCCTCGACGGGCCGAGCTTCACCAGTTCGAACGTCGCGATCCGGCTCGGCGGCGCGGGCTATGTCAACCGGCTCGATCTCGCCAGCCTGTCCGGCCGCGTCGATCGCCGCGGGGTCACCGGCGCCTTCACCGGCGGCGACGGCCAGATCGCCAATGTGCCGCTCCTGATCAGCCAGGCGAACGGTCGCTGGAGCCTCGTCGACGGCGCGCTCGCGCTCGACGGGCGGCTTCGGGTCGCCGACCAGGCCGATCCGGCACGCTTCTATCCGCTCGATTCCGACAATTTCCGCCTGACCCTGCGCGACAACAGGATCGAGGCCGGCGGCGCCTTGCGTGATCCGGAGACTGGCACCCACGTCACCGACGTCACGATCGCCCATAATCTCGGCACCGGCACCGGCCGGGCCGTGCTCGACGTGCCCGGCATCACCTTTGGCGAGAGCTTCCAGCCCGAGGCGCTGACCAGACTCACCACCGGCGTCGTCGCCCTCGTGCGCGGCAGCGTGAGGGGGCAGGGCGAGATCGCCTGGAGCCCGCAGGGCACGACCAGCACCGGCACCTTCTCGACCGAGAAGATGAATTTCGCTGCCAATTTCGGTCCGGTCGAAGGCTTGTCGACGACCATCCGCTTCACCGATCTGCTCGGCCTGCAGACCGCACCCGGCCAGGTTGCGAATATCGACCTCATCCGCACCGGCATCGACGTGTTCGACGGTCTGATCCGCTACCAATTGCTCCCCGATCAGCGGGTGCGCGTCGAATCGGGCCGCTGGCCCTATGCCGGCGGCGAGCTTCTGCTCGAGGAGACGATCCTCGATTTCTCCAAGCCGAGCCCGAAGCTGCTGACCTTCCGCCTCGTCGGCATGGACGCCGCCCGCTTCGTGCAGGTGTTCGAGTTCAACAATATCGCCGCCACCGGCACGTTCGACGGCGTCATCCCGATGGTGTTCGACGATCGCGGCGGCCGCATCGTCGACGGCCATCTCGAGGCGCGGCCGGGCGGCGGCACGCTCTCCTATATCGGCGAGCTCACCGACAAGGATCTGGGCACCTATGGCAAGCTCGCCTTCGACGCGCTGAAGTCGCTGCGCTACAGTCGCCTCTCGATCGACCTCAACGGCTCGCTCGACGGCGAATTCCTGACCGAGATCCAGCTCGACGGCGTCGCCCGCGATGTCCAGGCGGCGCCCGCTTCCGCCGGCGGGATCAGCGGCATGATCGCGGGCCGGGCCCTCGGCCAGCTCGCCAAGATCCCGTTCGAGTTCAACATCTCGGTGCGGGGTCCCTTCCGGGCCCTGCTCGCCACCGCCCGTTCGCTGGAGGATCCGAGCCTCCTCATCGAAAGCGTGCTGCCCGACGTGCTGCGGGAAGCGCCCAAGACAACAACCGTTCAGCCTGAAGAAAGCGAGTCCATGCCATGA
- the radC gene encoding RadC family protein, with product MADLSTDGSGHRARLRQRLFEGGPDALLDHELVEYLLALALPRRDTKPLAKKLLAEFGGFGALLSADAEAIARVGDISEGAAAALKIAQAAALRLLQSEVRARPILGSWQALLDYLHADMAHNPVERVRVLFLNAKNMLIRDEAMSEGSVDEAAVYVREVMRRALDYHATALILVHNHPSGDPSPSQQDIRLTRDIVEAGRHLRIAVHDHVIIGSSGHSSLRAMGLI from the coding sequence ATGGCGGACCTTTCGACGGACGGAAGCGGCCACCGCGCTCGGCTTCGGCAACGCCTGTTCGAGGGCGGACCCGACGCCTTGCTCGACCATGAACTGGTCGAATATCTGCTCGCTTTGGCCCTGCCCCGCCGCGACACCAAGCCGCTCGCCAAGAAACTGCTCGCGGAGTTCGGCGGCTTCGGCGCGCTGCTCAGCGCCGACGCCGAGGCGATCGCGCGCGTCGGCGACATTTCGGAAGGCGCGGCGGCGGCGCTCAAGATCGCGCAGGCCGCAGCCTTGCGCCTGCTCCAGTCGGAAGTGCGCGCGCGGCCGATCCTGGGGTCTTGGCAGGCTTTGCTCGACTATCTCCATGCCGACATGGCGCACAATCCGGTCGAGCGGGTCCGCGTCCTTTTCCTCAACGCCAAGAATATGCTGATTCGCGACGAGGCGATGTCCGAAGGGTCGGTCGACGAGGCCGCCGTCTATGTCCGCGAAGTGATGCGGCGCGCGCTCGATTACCACGCCACTGCCCTGATCCTGGTCCACAACCACCCGAGCGGCGATCCGAGCCCGAGCCAGCAGGACATCCGCCTGACGCGCGACATCGTCGAGGCCGGGCGGCACCTCCGGATCGCGGTCCACGACCATGTCATCATCGGATCGAGCGGCCACAGCAGCCTGCGCGCGATGGGGCTGATCTAG
- the purB gene encoding adenylosuccinate lyase — translation MIPRYARAQMTSIWEPETKFSIWFEIEAHALEKMARNGVVPESAAQKVWDWWATNPAIDVEKIDGIEAVVKHDVIAFLTWVAEEVGPEARFLHQGMTSSDVLDTCLAVQLKRAADLLIDDLDQLLEVLKRRAFEHKMTPTIGRSHGIHAEPVTFGLKMAEAYAEFARNRARLVAARDDVATCAISGAVGTFANIDPSVEDYVAEKMGLAVEPVSTQVIPRDRHAMFFATLGVIASSIERLATEVRHLQRTEVLEAEEYFSPGQKGSSAMPHKRNPVLTENLTGLARMVRSYALPAMENVALWHERDISHSSVERYIGPDATITLDFALARLTNVMDKLLVYPERMQKNLDRMGGLVHSQRVLLALTQAGASREDSYRLVQRNAMKVWESDGELSLLELLKADPEVAALLSPQEIEERFDLGYHYKHVDTIFGRVFGG, via the coding sequence ATGATCCCTCGCTACGCGCGCGCCCAGATGACGAGCATCTGGGAGCCGGAAACCAAGTTCAGCATCTGGTTCGAGATCGAGGCCCATGCGCTCGAGAAGATGGCCCGCAACGGCGTCGTCCCCGAATCGGCGGCGCAGAAGGTGTGGGACTGGTGGGCGACCAACCCGGCCATCGACGTCGAGAAGATCGACGGCATCGAGGCAGTAGTGAAGCATGACGTCATCGCCTTCCTGACCTGGGTCGCAGAGGAAGTCGGCCCGGAGGCACGCTTCCTCCACCAGGGCATGACGAGCTCGGACGTGCTCGACACCTGCCTCGCCGTGCAGCTGAAGCGCGCCGCCGACCTGCTGATCGACGATCTCGACCAGCTGCTCGAAGTGCTCAAGCGCCGCGCGTTCGAGCATAAGATGACGCCGACGATCGGCCGCAGCCACGGCATCCATGCCGAGCCGGTCACGTTCGGCCTCAAGATGGCCGAGGCCTATGCCGAGTTCGCCCGCAACCGCGCCCGCCTGGTCGCGGCCCGCGACGACGTCGCCACCTGCGCGATCTCGGGCGCGGTCGGCACCTTCGCCAATATCGATCCGAGCGTCGAAGACTATGTCGCCGAGAAGATGGGCCTCGCGGTCGAGCCGGTCTCGACCCAGGTGATCCCGCGCGATCGCCACGCCATGTTCTTCGCGACCCTGGGCGTGATCGCCTCGTCGATCGAGCGGCTCGCGACCGAGGTCCGCCACCTGCAGCGCACCGAAGTGCTCGAGGCCGAGGAATATTTCTCGCCCGGCCAGAAGGGCTCGTCGGCGATGCCGCACAAGCGCAATCCGGTGCTGACCGAGAATCTCACCGGCCTCGCCCGCATGGTGCGCTCCTACGCGCTGCCGGCGATGGAGAATGTCGCTCTGTGGCACGAGCGCGACATCTCGCACTCCTCGGTCGAGCGCTATATCGGCCCAGACGCGACGATCACGCTCGATTTCGCGCTCGCCCGCCTCACCAACGTGATGGACAAATTGCTCGTCTATCCCGAGCGGATGCAGAAGAATCTCGACCGCATGGGCGGCCTCGTCCACTCGCAGCGCGTGCTGCTCGCGCTGACCCAGGCCGGCGCCAGCCGCGAGGACAGCTACCGCCTCGTCCAGCGCAACGCGATGAAGGTATGGGAATCGGACGGCGAACTCTCGCTGCTGGAACTGCTCAAGGCCGATCCGGAGGTCGCCGCCTTGCTCTCGCCGCAGGAGATCGAGGAGCGCTTCGACCTCGGCTATCATTACAAGCACGTCGACACGATCTTCGGGCGCGTCTTCGGGGGATAA
- the dnaJ gene encoding molecular chaperone DnaJ, whose amino-acid sequence MLNTDYYELLQVDRTADERTIKSSYRKLAMECHPDRNPGCKTSEERFKAISQAYDCLKDPQKRAAYDRFGHAAFQNGGFGNGGGAQDFGSFSDIFENIFGEFMNGAQGGRQSNVLRGSDLRYDLEITLEDAFEGKQVELRIDGTVACEPCGGSGAKPGTAARRCTMCEGRGQVRASQGFFVVERTCPSCRGVGEVIADPCDRCRGDGRIEKQKSLEVRIPAGVDEGTRIRLTGEGEAGARGGPSGDLYIFIHIARHSLFQREGSTLFARCPVSFTTAALGGVIEVPGLDRSRHEIRIPAGIQSGKQIRQRGAGMPVLNGRGHGDMVIQVEVETPTKLSAKQRELLEEFRSTETGDECPASSNFFRKLKGFWEELTD is encoded by the coding sequence ATGTTGAATACCGATTATTACGAGCTGCTGCAGGTCGACCGGACGGCCGACGAGCGGACGATCAAATCGTCCTATCGCAAGCTCGCCATGGAATGCCATCCGGACCGCAATCCCGGCTGCAAGACGTCCGAGGAGCGGTTCAAGGCGATCAGCCAGGCCTATGACTGCCTGAAGGACCCGCAGAAGCGCGCCGCCTATGACCGGTTCGGCCATGCCGCCTTCCAGAATGGCGGCTTCGGCAATGGCGGCGGGGCGCAGGATTTCGGCTCCTTCTCCGACATTTTCGAGAATATCTTCGGCGAGTTCATGAACGGCGCCCAGGGCGGCCGGCAGAGCAATGTCCTGCGCGGCTCGGACCTGCGCTACGACCTCGAGATCACGCTCGAGGACGCGTTCGAAGGCAAGCAGGTCGAGCTTCGCATCGACGGGACGGTCGCCTGCGAACCGTGCGGCGGGTCTGGCGCCAAGCCGGGTACGGCGGCGCGGCGCTGCACCATGTGCGAGGGCCGCGGCCAGGTCCGCGCCAGCCAGGGCTTCTTCGTCGTCGAGCGCACCTGCCCGAGTTGCCGCGGCGTGGGCGAGGTGATCGCCGATCCCTGCGATCGCTGCCGCGGCGACGGGCGCATCGAGAAGCAGAAGTCGCTCGAGGTCCGGATCCCGGCAGGGGTCGACGAAGGCACGCGCATCCGCCTCACCGGCGAGGGCGAGGCCGGCGCGCGCGGCGGACCGTCGGGCGATCTCTACATCTTCATCCACATCGCCCGCCATTCCCTGTTCCAGCGCGAGGGCTCGACCCTGTTCGCGCGCTGCCCGGTCAGCTTCACGACCGCAGCTTTGGGCGGGGTGATCGAGGTTCCAGGGCTCGACCGCAGCAGGCACGAGATCCGCATTCCGGCCGGGATCCAGTCGGGCAAGCAAATCCGCCAGCGCGGCGCCGGCATGCCGGTGCTGAACGGCCGCGGCCATGGCGACATGGTGATTCAGGTCGAGGTCGAGACTCCGACCAAGCTCAGCGCCAAACAACGCGAATTGCTGGAGGAGTTCCGCTCGACCGAAACCGGCGACGAATGCCCGGCGAGCTCGAACTTCTTCAGGAAGCTGAAGGGCTTCTGGGAAGAACTGACGGACTGA
- the dnaK gene encoding molecular chaperone DnaK, whose translation MAKVIGIDLGTTNSCVAVMEGGKPKVVENAEGARTTPSIVAFAKDGERLIGQPAKRQAVTNPDNTIFAVKRLIGRRFDDPVTKKDTELVPYHIVKGSNGDAWVQAGGQDYSPSQISAFILQKMKETAEAYLGETVTQAVITVPAYFNDAQRQATKDAGQIAGLEVLRIINEPTAAALAYGLEKNDGKTIAVYDLGGGTFDISILEIGDGVFEVKSTNGDTFLGGEDFDAHIVQYLADEFKKAEGIDLRGDRLALQRLKEAAEKAKIELSSAQTTEVNLPFITADQTGPKHLVKAITRADLERLVGELIKRTMEPCKKALADAGLKADQIDEVVLVGGMTRMPKVREAVKDFFGKEPHTGVNPDEVVAMGAAIQAGVLQGDVKDVLLLDVTPLSLGIETLGGVFTRMIDRNTTIPTKKSQTYSTAEDNQNAVTIRVFQGEREMAADNKMLGQFDLVGIPPAPRGVPQIEVTFDIDANGIVNVHAKDKGTGKEQQIRIQASGGLSDSDIEQMVKDAEQFAEDDKKRRAAAEAKNNAESLVHTTERQLEEHGDKVDASLKGEIQAAIDEAKKAVEGGEPDAMNEKAQALAQVAMKLGQAIYEKEQASAASPGADGEAAGSTADAEEVVDAEFSEVDEDTKG comes from the coding sequence ATGGCAAAAGTTATCGGTATCGATCTCGGCACCACCAACAGCTGCGTCGCCGTGATGGAAGGCGGCAAGCCGAAGGTGGTCGAAAATGCTGAAGGCGCGCGCACGACGCCTTCGATCGTCGCTTTCGCCAAGGATGGCGAGCGCCTGATCGGCCAGCCGGCCAAGCGCCAGGCCGTGACCAATCCCGACAACACCATCTTCGCGGTGAAGCGCCTGATCGGCCGCCGCTTCGACGATCCGGTGACCAAGAAGGACACCGAGCTGGTCCCGTACCACATCGTCAAGGGCTCGAACGGCGACGCCTGGGTCCAGGCCGGCGGCCAGGACTATTCGCCGTCGCAGATCAGCGCCTTCATCCTGCAGAAGATGAAGGAAACGGCCGAGGCCTATCTCGGCGAGACCGTCACCCAGGCGGTGATCACGGTTCCGGCCTATTTCAACGACGCACAGCGCCAGGCGACCAAGGATGCCGGCCAGATCGCCGGCCTCGAAGTGCTGCGCATCATCAACGAGCCGACCGCGGCGGCGCTCGCCTACGGGCTCGAGAAGAATGACGGCAAGACGATCGCCGTCTACGACCTTGGCGGCGGCACGTTCGACATCTCGATCCTCGAGATCGGCGACGGCGTCTTCGAAGTGAAGTCGACCAACGGCGACACGTTCCTGGGCGGCGAGGATTTCGACGCTCATATCGTCCAGTATCTCGCCGACGAGTTCAAGAAGGCCGAGGGCATCGACCTGCGCGGCGATCGCCTCGCGCTGCAGCGCCTCAAGGAGGCGGCCGAGAAGGCCAAGATCGAGCTGTCCTCCGCGCAGACCACCGAAGTGAACCTGCCCTTCATCACCGCCGACCAGACCGGCCCGAAGCACCTCGTCAAGGCGATCACCCGCGCCGACCTCGAGCGTCTCGTCGGCGAGCTGATCAAGCGCACGATGGAGCCCTGCAAGAAGGCGCTCGCCGACGCCGGCCTCAAGGCCGACCAGATCGACGAGGTCGTTCTCGTCGGCGGCATGACCCGCATGCCCAAGGTGCGTGAAGCGGTGAAGGACTTCTTCGGCAAGGAGCCGCACACCGGCGTCAATCCGGACGAGGTCGTGGCCATGGGCGCCGCGATCCAGGCCGGCGTGCTGCAGGGCGACGTCAAGGACGTCCTGCTGCTCGACGTTACGCCGCTCTCGCTCGGCATCGAGACGCTCGGGGGCGTCTTCACCCGCATGATCGACCGCAACACGACGATCCCGACCAAGAAGTCGCAAACCTATTCGACCGCCGAAGACAACCAGAATGCGGTTACGATCCGCGTCTTCCAAGGCGAGCGCGAGATGGCGGCCGACAACAAGATGCTCGGCCAGTTCGATCTGGTCGGCATTCCGCCGGCGCCGCGCGGCGTGCCGCAGATCGAGGTCACGTTCGACATCGACGCCAACGGCATCGTCAACGTCCACGCCAAGGACAAGGGCACCGGCAAGGAGCAGCAGATCCGCATCCAGGCGTCGGGCGGCCTTTCGGACTCCGACATCGAGCAGATGGTCAAGGATGCCGAGCAGTTCGCCGAGGACGACAAGAAGCGTCGCGCCGCGGCCGAGGCCAAGAACAATGCCGAGAGCCTGGTCCACACCACCGAGCGCCAGCTCGAGGAGCATGGCGACAAGGTCGACGCATCGCTGAAGGGCGAGATCCAGGCCGCGATCGACGAGGCCAAGAAGGCGGTCGAAGGCGGCGAGCCCGACGCGATGAACGAGAAGGCCCAGGCGCTGGCCCAGGTCGCGATGAAGCTCGGCCAAGCGATCTACGAGAAGGAGCAGGCCTCGGCCGCGTCTCCGGGCGCCGACGGTGAAGCCGCCGGCAGCACGGCGGACGCCGAGGAAGTCGTCGACGCCGAATTCTCCGAAGTCGACGAAGACACCAAGGGCTAA
- a CDS encoding copper chaperone PCu(A)C — MQILARIGTLAAPAALLFLAGCDGAPKAPEVAVKEAWVRLPAVAGRPGAAYFTLDSNVAPMKLVSVTSPDVERIELHDSMSEGGMMKMAPLTDTTFPDGGEMEFAPGGKHAMLFGIDPKIQPGGKIRLNFTFDPAPAVTAEAEAHAAGDPGHSSH; from the coding sequence ATGCAAATCCTGGCCCGTATCGGTACTCTCGCTGCGCCCGCGGCGCTCCTCTTCCTCGCCGGCTGCGACGGCGCCCCGAAAGCGCCCGAAGTTGCGGTGAAAGAAGCCTGGGTGCGCCTCCCCGCGGTGGCGGGCCGGCCGGGCGCGGCATATTTCACGCTCGACAGCAACGTCGCGCCGATGAAGCTGGTGAGCGTCACCAGCCCCGACGTCGAGCGTATCGAGCTGCACGACAGCATGAGCGAGGGCGGCATGATGAAGATGGCGCCGCTCACCGACACGACCTTCCCCGACGGCGGCGAGATGGAATTCGCGCCCGGCGGCAAGCATGCGATGCTGTTCGGAATCGACCCCAAGATCCAGCCGGGCGGCAAGATCCGCCTCAATTTCACCTTCGACCCGGCGCCGGCCGTCACCGCCGAGGCCGAGGCGCACGCGGCCGGCGACCCCGGCCACAGCAGCCATTGA
- a CDS encoding vgr related protein: MTVRPLTTGERALAASVFGAAIAYDSVTIQRRKWIFFQPRNTAMAPCGHIHFHPKSDYWSEDYSQERLGLQGLFLHELTHVWQAQQRGRFYLPLMRHPLCRYDYAVRPGLRFERYGLEQQAEIVRHTFLLRRGATFAGAPPREQLETILPFTV; this comes from the coding sequence GTGACCGTCCGTCCGCTCACCACCGGCGAGCGCGCACTCGCTGCATCGGTATTCGGCGCCGCGATCGCCTATGACTCGGTGACGATCCAGCGCCGCAAGTGGATCTTCTTTCAGCCGCGCAACACCGCGATGGCGCCGTGCGGCCACATCCACTTTCACCCCAAGAGCGATTATTGGAGCGAGGATTACAGCCAGGAGCGGCTCGGCCTCCAGGGACTGTTCCTGCACGAACTGACTCATGTCTGGCAGGCCCAGCAGCGCGGGCGATTTTACCTGCCGCTGATGCGCCACCCGCTCTGCCGCTACGATTATGCAGTGCGGCCCGGGCTGCGCTTCGAACGCTACGGGCTGGAGCAGCAAGCCGAGATCGTCCGCCACACCTTCCTCCTGCGCCGCGGCGCGACCTTCGCCGGCGCGCCGCCGCGCGAGCAGCTCGAGACCATCCTTCCCTTCACGGTCTAA